A genomic region of Bubalus kerabau isolate K-KA32 ecotype Philippines breed swamp buffalo chromosome 10, PCC_UOA_SB_1v2, whole genome shotgun sequence contains the following coding sequences:
- the GSTZ1 gene encoding maleylacetoacetate isomerase isoform X2: protein MQVGKPILYSYFRSSCSWRVRIALALKNIDYETVAVNLTKDGGQQFSEEFQALNPMKQVPALKIDGITIGQSLAIIEYLEETRPTPRLLPRDPKKRAQVRMVSDLIASGIQPLQNLSVLKQVGQENQLTWAQQAITSGFNALEQILQSTAGRYCVGDEVSMADLCLAPQVANADRFKVDLTPYPTISRINKSLLALEAFHVSHPCRQPDTPPELRA, encoded by the exons CCCATCCTGTATTCCTATTTCCGAAGCTCCTGCTCATGGAGAGTTCGAATCG CTCTGGCCTTGAAAAACATCGACTATGAGACAGTAGCCGTCAACCTCACAAAGGATGGGGGCCAGCAG TTCTCTGAAGAATTCCAGGCCCTGAATCCCATGAAGCAGGTGCCAGCCCTGAAGATTGATGGAATCACCATCGGCCAGTCC CTGGCCATCATCGAGTATCTGGAGGAGACCCGGCCCACGCCGCGACTCCTGCCTCGGGACCCAAAGAAGAGGGCGCAGGTGCGCATGGTATCCGACCTCATTGCCAGTGGCATCCAGCCCCTGCAG AACCTGTCTGTCCTGAAGCAGGTGGGACAGGAGAACCAGCTGACCTGGGCCCAGCAGGCCATCACTTCTGGCTTTAATG CTCTGGAGCAGATCCTGCAGAGCACGGCGGGGAGGTACTGTGTGGGGGATGAG GTGTCCATGGCTGACCTGTGCTTAGCACCGCAGGTGGCAAATGCTGACAG GTTCAAGGTGGACCTCACTCCCTACCCTACCATCAGCCGCATCAACAAGTCACTGCTGGCCTTGGAGGCCTTCCACGTGTCTCACCCCTGTCGGCAGCCAGATACACCCCCTGAGCTGAGGGCCTAG
- the GSTZ1 gene encoding maleylacetoacetate isomerase isoform X1, with the protein MAESSKPILYSYFRSSCSWRVRIALALKNIDYETVAVNLTKDGGQQFSEEFQALNPMKQVPALKIDGITIGQSLAIIEYLEETRPTPRLLPRDPKKRAQVRMVSDLIASGIQPLQNLSVLKQVGQENQLTWAQQAITSGFNALEQILQSTAGRYCVGDEVSMADLCLAPQVANADRFKVDLTPYPTISRINKSLLALEAFHVSHPCRQPDTPPELRA; encoded by the exons ATGGCTGAATCGAGCAAG CCCATCCTGTATTCCTATTTCCGAAGCTCCTGCTCATGGAGAGTTCGAATCG CTCTGGCCTTGAAAAACATCGACTATGAGACAGTAGCCGTCAACCTCACAAAGGATGGGGGCCAGCAG TTCTCTGAAGAATTCCAGGCCCTGAATCCCATGAAGCAGGTGCCAGCCCTGAAGATTGATGGAATCACCATCGGCCAGTCC CTGGCCATCATCGAGTATCTGGAGGAGACCCGGCCCACGCCGCGACTCCTGCCTCGGGACCCAAAGAAGAGGGCGCAGGTGCGCATGGTATCCGACCTCATTGCCAGTGGCATCCAGCCCCTGCAG AACCTGTCTGTCCTGAAGCAGGTGGGACAGGAGAACCAGCTGACCTGGGCCCAGCAGGCCATCACTTCTGGCTTTAATG CTCTGGAGCAGATCCTGCAGAGCACGGCGGGGAGGTACTGTGTGGGGGATGAG GTGTCCATGGCTGACCTGTGCTTAGCACCGCAGGTGGCAAATGCTGACAG GTTCAAGGTGGACCTCACTCCCTACCCTACCATCAGCCGCATCAACAAGTCACTGCTGGCCTTGGAGGCCTTCCACGTGTCTCACCCCTGTCGGCAGCCAGATACACCCCCTGAGCTGAGGGCCTAG